A portion of the uncultured Fibrobacter sp. genome contains these proteins:
- a CDS encoding FISUMP domain-containing protein — translation MKRQACFLIVPMLAFVVSCTTDPDDDDDGWDAAKVCPETGTNSYGMPNRGTFTDERDGQVYRYTTIGNQVWMAQNLNYDAPYSHCEHRRCAAISVIEQEALSLGQGGEYIN, via the coding sequence ATGAAAAGACAGGCTTGTTTCTTGATTGTGCCGATGCTGGCTTTTGTAGTGTCGTGTACGACGGACCCCGACGATGATGACGATGGTTGGGATGCTGCGAAGGTGTGCCCGGAAACAGGCACGAACTCCTACGGCATGCCCAATCGTGGCACATTCACCGATGAGCGCGATGGGCAAGTTTATAGGTATACCACCATCGGGAATCAGGTGTGGATGGCGCAGAATCTGAATTACGATGCCCCATATAGTCATTGCGAGCATCGTAGATGCGCGGCAATCTCCGTCATCGAACAGGAAGCCCTGTCTTTGGGACAGGGCGGTGAATATATAAATTAA